A region of the Longimicrobium sp. genome:
GACCTGCCGGATCCGCCCACCTATTCCGCCGTGCGCGCCGCGCTCCGCCTGCTGGAGGAGAAGGGCGAGCTGGCGCACGAGATGGATGGGAAGCGCTACGTATACAGGCCCACCACGCCGCGCAGCCGGGCGCGCACCAACGCGCTCCAGCACCTGCTCCGCACCTTTTTCAACGGGAGCCCGGAGCAGGTGGTCAACGCGCTGATCGAGGACGCCCGCCCGTCCGCGGCGGAGCTGGAGCGCCTCGCGAAGCTCATCGATCACGCACGCCGGGAGGAGGTGGAAGGAT
Encoded here:
- a CDS encoding BlaI/MecI/CopY family transcriptional regulator, translating into MEPSPLSRRERQIMDIVYRRTRATAAEVLDDLPDPPTYSAVRAALRLLEEKGELAHEMDGKRYVYRPTTPRSRARTNALQHLLRTFFNGSPEQVVNALIEDARPSAAELERLAKLIDHARREEVEG